In a genomic window of Xenopus laevis strain J_2021 chromosome 5S, Xenopus_laevis_v10.1, whole genome shotgun sequence:
- the LOC121394114 gene encoding paraneoplastic antigen Ma1 homolog has protein sequence MEPQALLEWCQDRQANPTYCLALIIAEANLNSRQIYQLMDEMSPFGRCLIVDRKTDNKDVKTCVLLQMEDPINPDDVPFMMTFGSEKYQCNLVLPASPVSVITSDGDVEHPAAGNKEVNNPSLAANPCGPSAAIGADILTALGNLVEKCVRPIQPHSGFGYRKLHFFSGKQPTPEGEDDFEAWMDQATQALEEWDVPESQKKQRITESLMGPAADVIRALKQSKRDCCATDYLQALHDVYGRTENVAELMYQFEHTYQEKDESMSDYIPRLEKILHHIILKKGMDPYMADQLRVKQILKGAQPNDPIMWKLRIPKEDRAVPTYPQLIKQVREEEALMEAKLLPTSKSMTSNKVKPGGEAIRIVQASTGVIAPEQSEIHNRLDALSEMVERIAKIQLAALEKDTKCRSDIVCCEKPTSSQAQDFHLTYENTPAPGPPQLNRTKGVLGFCHLCGEDGHYKRQCRNAENAQKVVAKLLAKERGKAQGNFRGPQ, from the coding sequence ATGGAGCCGCAAGCCTTGCTAGAGTGGTGTCAGGACCGTCAGGCAAACCCCACATATTGCCTAGCTCTGATAATAGCAGAGGCAAACTTAAATTCAAGGCAGATTTACCAGTTAATGGATGAAATGTCACCTTTTGGCCGCTGCCTAATAGTTGATAGGAAAACAGATAACAAGGATGTAAAGACATGCGTTTTGCTGCAAATGGAGGATCCTATAAATCCTGATGATGTCCCATTCATGATGACATTCGGCAGTGAGAAATATCAGTGTAACTTGGTTTTACCTGCTTCACCAGTTTCAGTTATCACATCAGACGGAGATGTTGAACATCCAGCAGCCGGAAACAAAGAAGTTAACAACCCATCCCTCGCAGCAAATCCATGTGGGCCCTCTGCTGCCATTGGGGCAGATATCCTTACTGCACTAGGAAACTTAGTAGAGAAGTGTGTTCGGCCTATACAGCCTCACAGCGGGTTTGGATACAGAAAACTACACTTTTTCTCAGGAAAACAACCCACGCCAGAAGGGGAAGATGACTTTGAAGCCTGGATGGATCAAGCCACCCAAGCCCTGGAAGAATGGGATGTTCCAGAGTCACAGAAGAAACAGAGAATCACAGAGAGTTTGATGGGTCCAGCTGCGGATGTAATTCGGGCCCTGAAGCAGAGCAAAAGGGATTGTTGTGCCACTGATTACTTGCAAGCTTTGCATGATGTGTATGGCCGAACTGAGAATGTGGCTGAGCTCATGTATCAGTTTGAACACACCTACCAAGAGAAAGATGAAAGTATGTCCGATTATATCCCACGGCTAGAGAAGATACTCCACCACATAATATTAAAGAAAGGAATGGATCCCTATATGGCTGACCAGCTTAGAGTAAAGCAAATCTTGAAAGGAGCTCAACCGAATGATCCCATCATGTGGAAACTAAGGATACCAAAGGAAGACCGTGCAGTCCCCACTTACCCCCAACTAATCAAACAAGTACGGGAGGAGGAGGCCCTTATGGAAGCCAAGTTACTGCCTACCAGTAAAAGCATGACTTCAAATAAGGTGAAACCAGGAGGGGAAGCCATCCGAATTGTTCAAGCGAGTACTGGAGTTATAGCCCCAGAGCAAAGTGAGATTCACAACCGGTTGGATGCTCTGAGCGAGATGGTTGAAAGGATAGCCAAAATTCAACTGGCTGCATTAGAAAAGGACACTAAGTGCAGGTCAGATATTGTATGCTGTGAGAAGCCTACCTCTAGCCAGGCTCAAGATTTCCATCTTACATATGAGAATACCCCAGCACCTGGGCCCCCTCAACTAAATAGGACAAAAGGAGTACTGGGGTTCTGTCATCTGTGTGGTGAAGATGGCCATTACAAGAGGCAGTGCCGAAATGCTGAGAATGCCCAGAAGGTAGTAGCAAAACTTCTGGCTAAAGAGAGAGGGAAGGCTCAGGGAAACTTCAGAGGGCCCCAGTGA